One window of Treponema denticola genomic DNA carries:
- a CDS encoding aminopeptidase, giving the protein MKARKKIGMNNSIIYIDFMVGGPELSVIGTVIGTCIFLLFSIECFPSILIDSSIFLE; this is encoded by the coding sequence ATGAAAGCAAGAAAAAAAATAGGAATGAATAATTCGATCATTTATATCGACTTTATGGTAGGCGGCCCCGAACTCTCCGTTATCGGTACTGTCATCGGCACTTGCATTTTTCTCCTCTTTTCTATAGAATGCTTCCCGTCAATTTTGATAGATTCATCAATTTTCTTGGAGTAA
- the leuS gene encoding leucine--tRNA ligase — protein MAYPFSTIEPKWQKYWEENKTFKTVEDKNYPKDKRLYILDMFPYPSGDGLHVGHPEGYTATDIYSRFLRMSGYNVLHPMGFDSFGLPAENYAIKTGVHPLITTRKNMETFRKQIKSIGLSYDWDREISTSEESYYKWTQWIFLQLFKKGLAYEKEAPINWCPSCLTGLANEEVKDGKCERCGAQIQRKNLRQWILKITEYAERLLEDLDELDWPESIKIMQKNWIGKSTGAEVDFSLVDKDGKETGQKIKVYTTRPDTIFGATYMVLAPEHELVKSITTSSQEKAVAAYIEEAAKKSDLERTDLAKNKTGVFTGAYAINPLTEQKIPVWISDYILISYGTGAIMAVPAHDERDFEFAAQFNLPKIKVVAGAEEWESGKRDFSEEPEACTTEDGYSVNSKQFDGLKTEEAKTKITEHLENLGLAKRAVNYKLRDWIFSRQRYWGEPIPLVHCPSCGIVPLDEHDLPLTLPQVESYTPAGTGESPLAAIGSWVNTKCPKCGKEAKRETNTMPQWAGSCWYYLRFIDPHNNEAFADKEKCDYWMPVDLYVGGTEHAVLHLLYARFWHKVLYDLGLVSTKEPFTRLVNQGMITSFAYMRKNKSLVPVDKVKKISETEFEDIETGEKLEQVIAKMSKSLKNVINPDDIIKEYGADTLRLYEMFLGPLEVSKPWNTSGIMGVFRFLEKIWNLSDREIYKTPVNDTSTPETKTLTVLLNKTIKKVTEDTASLNFNTAISQMMIFINEVSKHKKIPHYVWYNFVKLLNPYAPHLAEELWQKMGSDESIAYSHWPMFVEKFCVDQTCTVVVQVNGKLRGKFEAEAGTSKEELERLALSNEGAVRNIEGKEIKKIITVPDKLVNIVVQ, from the coding sequence ATGGCTTATCCTTTTAGCACGATAGAACCCAAATGGCAAAAATATTGGGAAGAAAACAAAACCTTTAAAACAGTTGAAGACAAAAATTATCCTAAGGATAAGAGACTCTATATTTTGGATATGTTTCCCTATCCTTCGGGAGACGGCCTCCATGTAGGGCATCCTGAAGGCTATACTGCAACGGATATTTACAGCCGTTTTTTACGCATGAGCGGATACAATGTACTCCACCCGATGGGCTTTGATTCCTTCGGACTGCCTGCAGAAAACTATGCCATAAAGACGGGAGTTCATCCTCTTATAACCACCCGAAAAAATATGGAAACATTTAGAAAGCAGATAAAGTCGATAGGTTTAAGTTATGACTGGGATAGGGAAATCTCTACAAGCGAAGAATCCTATTATAAATGGACCCAGTGGATATTCCTTCAATTATTTAAAAAAGGATTAGCCTACGAAAAAGAAGCCCCCATCAACTGGTGCCCTTCCTGCTTAACAGGCCTTGCCAATGAAGAAGTAAAGGACGGAAAATGCGAAAGATGCGGAGCTCAAATTCAACGCAAAAACTTGAGGCAGTGGATTTTAAAGATAACCGAATATGCCGAACGCCTCTTAGAAGATTTGGATGAACTTGACTGGCCCGAATCCATTAAAATCATGCAAAAAAATTGGATAGGCAAGAGTACGGGGGCCGAGGTAGACTTTTCCCTCGTCGATAAGGACGGAAAAGAAACGGGGCAAAAAATCAAGGTTTATACAACCCGCCCCGACACGATTTTCGGAGCGACCTACATGGTCTTAGCCCCGGAACACGAGCTCGTAAAAAGCATAACTACAAGCAGCCAAGAAAAAGCCGTTGCCGCTTATATCGAAGAGGCCGCAAAAAAAAGCGACCTCGAAAGAACAGACCTCGCAAAAAACAAGACCGGAGTTTTTACGGGAGCCTATGCAATCAATCCATTGACGGAACAAAAAATCCCCGTCTGGATTTCGGACTATATTTTAATCTCCTACGGCACGGGAGCAATTATGGCAGTACCCGCCCATGATGAAAGAGACTTTGAGTTTGCTGCCCAATTCAATCTGCCTAAAATCAAGGTTGTAGCCGGTGCGGAAGAATGGGAAAGCGGAAAAAGAGACTTTTCTGAGGAGCCTGAGGCTTGTACAACCGAGGACGGCTATTCGGTAAACTCAAAACAGTTTGACGGTCTAAAAACGGAAGAAGCAAAAACAAAAATCACGGAACATCTTGAAAACTTAGGCCTTGCAAAAAGAGCCGTAAACTACAAGCTCCGTGACTGGATTTTCAGCCGGCAGCGCTATTGGGGTGAGCCCATACCCTTGGTACACTGCCCCTCTTGCGGCATAGTTCCCCTAGACGAACATGATCTCCCATTAACCCTGCCCCAAGTAGAAAGCTATACTCCCGCAGGTACGGGCGAAAGCCCCTTGGCGGCTATCGGCTCTTGGGTAAATACAAAATGCCCCAAATGCGGAAAGGAAGCAAAACGGGAAACCAATACAATGCCTCAGTGGGCAGGTTCTTGCTGGTACTATCTCCGCTTTATAGACCCTCATAACAACGAAGCCTTTGCCGACAAAGAAAAATGCGATTACTGGATGCCCGTGGACCTCTATGTCGGAGGAACAGAACATGCTGTTCTCCATTTATTGTATGCAAGGTTTTGGCACAAGGTCTTGTATGACCTTGGGCTGGTCTCTACAAAAGAACCCTTTACACGGCTTGTAAATCAGGGAATGATAACCTCCTTTGCCTACATGAGAAAAAACAAGAGCCTTGTTCCGGTCGATAAGGTTAAAAAAATATCTGAAACCGAATTTGAAGATATTGAAACCGGAGAAAAACTTGAGCAGGTAATAGCCAAGATGTCCAAGAGCTTAAAGAATGTTATCAATCCCGACGACATCATAAAAGAATACGGGGCAGACACCCTTCGCCTCTACGAAATGTTCTTAGGCCCCTTAGAGGTTTCAAAACCTTGGAACACAAGCGGCATCATGGGCGTATTTAGGTTTTTGGAAAAAATCTGGAATCTGTCCGACAGGGAAATATATAAAACTCCCGTCAACGATACCTCAACCCCTGAAACCAAGACCTTGACTGTCCTCTTAAATAAGACCATAAAAAAGGTAACCGAGGACACAGCCTCTCTTAACTTTAACACTGCCATAAGCCAGATGATGATTTTTATAAACGAGGTTTCAAAGCACAAAAAAATACCCCACTATGTTTGGTACAATTTTGTAAAACTTTTAAACCCCTATGCTCCTCACTTGGCTGAAGAACTTTGGCAAAAGATGGGTAGTGATGAATCGATAGCCTATTCTCACTGGCCGATGTTTGTCGAAAAATTCTGCGTCGACCAAACCTGCACGGTGGTGGTACAGGTAAACGGAAAACTCCGCGGTAAGTTTGAGGCAGAAGCAGGAACCTCTAAAGAGGAGCTGGAACGCCTTGCTTTATCGAATGAAGGCGCTGTCCGCAACATTGAAGGCAAGGAGATTAAAAAGATAATTACAGTGCCCGATAAGCTCGTAAATATTGTAGTACAATAA
- a CDS encoding FMN-binding protein, producing MKKICFTIIVFALSIFLFSCNVKNDEKIVSGVFEGKAEGLMGNISVRVVIEKNEIKNIDILEYADTPGYSDTVFEYLPKRVIEKDSTDVDIVAGATLTSKAFLEAVNDALKKAGR from the coding sequence ATGAAAAAGATTTGTTTTACCATTATAGTTTTTGCTTTGAGTATTTTTTTATTTTCTTGTAATGTAAAAAATGATGAAAAGATTGTTTCGGGTGTTTTTGAAGGAAAGGCCGAAGGCTTAATGGGAAATATAAGCGTAAGGGTTGTGATAGAAAAAAACGAAATTAAAAATATAGATATCTTAGAGTATGCCGATACGCCCGGCTACAGCGATACCGTTTTTGAATACCTGCCTAAGAGGGTTATCGAGAAGGATTCTACAGATGTGGATATTGTGGCCGGTGCTACCTTAACGAGTAAGGCTTTTTTAGAGGCGGTAAATGACGCCTTAAAAAAAGCCGGCCGCTAG
- the rseP gene encoding RIP metalloprotease RseP translates to MVKILIGLIILSIMVFIHELGHFIAAKLCGVVVESFSIGWGPVLFKKKKGDTEYRISAIPMGGYCGMKGEKAFQQAIEEKLPAIPKKEGELYGVHPFKRIIIAFAGPFANYISAVLALAIVSAIGSSYYTSSNKIAPVYYYNEADDSPAREADLRMGDVILSINGEKTETFADIVRLIVPEAKEEVTLEIERDGQILTKKLRPKLDPKTGAGIIGFYSFIPLEIDSVKPSSSAELAGLKKGDLITEVNGIEVANTIDLNRALGGISEKTAELGILRDGNKITKTVNLIRTENGIDLGLKIKNIKVEIPGTGFFKSIVNGFVLTHKSFVLTFKSLGLLFKGVDFRQAVSGPVRITHMLGDVAAQGFKAGFLIGLSDILNFVSIISISLFIMNLLPIPILDGGLILFAFIEFIFRRQIHPKVLYYVQFIGIAFIGVVFLFALWGDIGYFLGR, encoded by the coding sequence ATGGTTAAGATTTTAATAGGTTTGATTATATTGAGTATCATGGTCTTTATCCATGAGCTTGGACATTTTATTGCCGCGAAACTCTGCGGTGTTGTGGTCGAAAGTTTTTCGATAGGCTGGGGTCCTGTTCTTTTTAAAAAAAAGAAGGGAGACACGGAATATAGAATTTCTGCAATTCCTATGGGCGGTTATTGCGGCATGAAGGGAGAAAAGGCCTTTCAGCAGGCAATCGAAGAAAAGCTCCCTGCAATTCCGAAAAAAGAAGGGGAGCTTTATGGAGTGCATCCTTTTAAGCGGATTATAATTGCCTTTGCCGGTCCATTTGCAAACTATATAAGTGCGGTTCTGGCTCTGGCTATTGTAAGTGCTATCGGTTCAAGCTATTATACAAGCTCGAATAAGATAGCTCCCGTTTACTATTATAACGAAGCCGATGATTCTCCTGCCCGCGAGGCTGATTTAAGGATGGGGGATGTAATTTTAAGCATTAACGGCGAAAAGACTGAAACATTTGCCGACATAGTGCGCCTCATTGTGCCTGAAGCAAAGGAAGAGGTGACGCTGGAAATAGAAAGAGATGGGCAGATCCTCACAAAAAAACTTAGGCCAAAACTCGATCCAAAAACCGGTGCAGGCATAATAGGCTTTTATTCTTTTATTCCCCTTGAAATTGACAGTGTAAAGCCTTCTTCATCTGCCGAACTTGCAGGGCTTAAAAAAGGCGACCTTATTACGGAAGTGAACGGAATTGAAGTTGCCAATACGATAGACTTAAACCGTGCCCTAGGCGGTATAAGCGAAAAGACTGCCGAATTAGGCATTTTAAGGGACGGAAACAAGATTACAAAAACCGTAAACCTTATCAGAACCGAAAACGGAATAGACCTTGGGCTAAAGATTAAAAACATCAAGGTAGAGATTCCAGGAACAGGCTTTTTTAAAAGCATAGTGAACGGCTTTGTTTTAACTCACAAGAGTTTTGTGTTAACATTTAAAAGTTTAGGCCTTTTGTTTAAGGGTGTTGACTTTAGGCAAGCCGTTTCGGGCCCTGTACGCATTACCCATATGTTGGGCGATGTTGCCGCCCAAGGTTTTAAGGCCGGCTTTTTAATCGGGCTTTCGGATATCTTAAACTTTGTAAGCATAATTTCTATTTCTCTTTTTATAATGAATTTATTGCCGATTCCGATTTTGGACGGAGGTTTAATTCTTTTTGCCTTTATAGAATTTATTTTTAGAAGGCAAATTCATCCGAAGGTGTTGTACTATGTTCAGTTTATCGGCATAGCCTTTATCGGCGTAGTTTTTCTCTTTGCCCTCTGGGGAGATATAGGATATTTTTTAGGAAGGTAA